TTCCATCTCCATGCTCAATTATCACAAGGTGAAACATCTTCTATGGCCATTGACTACAAAATCAGCTTATAGGAATGTCCAGTTGATGTGAAGTCTCCAAAGATATTGATCCGGATGTGGATAAGATTTTGCCGTATACATGGGTAAGTCACCCGCAAGGTTCAGTGAAGTATGACCCCACTGTTACCCCATATTTGTCTGCACATGGTCGCCTTTAGTTTGTATTTGCATGCAAATAGTCTATGCcagatataacaaatatatatatatatacatccggattgcagattagtgatgggtgaatttgcaccatttcgctttgccgaaaaattcgagaaacggcgccggcgtctcgtttttgatgccggcgtccgttttttcggaaaaacatttttgacgccggcgaatttttgcagcgaatttattcgctggcggcgaatcgcgcaaattcgccgcgaattcgcgcctgtcgaataaattcgcccatcactattgcagaTTACACAGCACAGGCATTTTACATTAGAGTATATGAGTTCATGTTATACAATATATGTCATTTGTTGACCTGCACAACGAGTACACAACTAAGGAAGTCTTTACACAATACTCTATACACTGCTGGTTCATGGGCAGTGCTTGTTTGTATAGAACTAAATGTCACAGTTGCACCTCTATAAAACCAGGGGAGAGGAAGGACGTTTATTCTTTGTCTTCTGCTGTTTTGTTGTCCTCATGTGATGCACCAGTGTACAAGCTGTAAGCATTAATACACATGCAGAAAGCATCAGCCGTAAAGTACTTTGTGGCTTATACACGTAGGACCCTTGACTTTTATCTGAGGCACCTAAAATAAaggttaaaatatattaataatagtaTTAAAATGCTTCCAATAAGCGGTTACTTTATTATCTGTCCACTTTTTTTACGTGGCTGCTCTAATGAAAATACTAAAAGCTGAATTTATGctcctttttatgttttattcttgCAAAGGCAGCCGGTATCTCTACGGTAGGTTGTCCACAAGATTCGTTATTGCCTCTCTCAAGCTTCCTATTTATTACTGTCTAGTGATCGGCGAATAAAATTAGCccggtgaattttcaaattttgccgTCGGCGAATAAGTTAGCGAAAACTGCCatgtaaattcgccagcgaaaattcaccggtgtcaaaaacttTTGGACGGGCGATGGAAAAGTCGATCGCTTCAACACCGTTGCGCGCCAACAATATTcggatgccaattgactttaacgctgcATCCAaattgcgtttcgcaaatttttcaccattttgtgaatttctcggtgaagcaaaacgggacaaattcgcccatcactattactgtcCAATTACCAGACACTGGAGGGACCAAGAAGTGTTCCATGAAATCACTGGAGGCAACTGACATAGCAAGCACttctcactaaggggcaaattcactaaaggactgCTTCGCCAAAATCCGCTCcacttcgtcaggcgcaaatcattactaattcactaaaatgcaaagttgcgtcctgggcaatgaacactggcgatttttcactaGTGATAGTTCTtgagtgcgagcatttcatagcgaagattcacttgcgttcgtttgtgcctagcgaaactttggagatgttggtgtaaatgcttgaattGGCCACTTTTTATGTCCAAGGCaacaaaataaagacataaaagctcctctaaagccctagacatgagcccaccctaaaatatttGTGGCAGGCccctcaaatgtgttaaaaaaatgttcacacaaaaatctttaatagatcGGACaattgaaggcaatcctgcttaaaaaaaaagtaaagtcgccagcgttttttttaacaatttttatgactttttggcgtacaggatatgatgtcactgatatcaGATTGAGGAAGTTGTAGCTTCGTTTCAGCAGTTCATGTGGTCTAAGGTGGCGatggaaactctggcaaaaggaggtaacgttcagtaaaatctgcactttagtgaatgtGCGAAGTAACGACTATTCGCCAgtacgaaaagtcgcctggcgatagagtaggAACAAATGCTAGTGATGGTCTTGTTCGTTATCGAATTGTtttctgcgcctgttagtgaattgccgatgtccctgcggattggatttctggcaaattttcgctagcgacggccacttcgcccttaagtgaatttgcccctaactctGCTCATAGGCTCTGTAGTGAGATACCTTAAAGCTTTACCATATACAACCTTCacaattttgcagaaaaaaatgaatgtatgatGGCCCTCTAATGagcctttttaatatataatgttgCCTACAAAGTCTGTTTCGCTATGGCTTGGACCCTCATCACCACTAGACAGTCTTTGGTAAGTGCCCCATACCATCTATGCATCACTCACCTTGAACTTGAACACTGACTTCTTGACTCAACTTCTTTGTGCTGTTGTTTGGAGTTTGCACTTCGCATGAATATTTCCCAGAATGCTCCGGCTGAACGGAATAAACTTCATATTCATTAGATGAATTGAATGTCTGCACGGGTTCCTTGTTCTTGTAAAAGGCAAACTGCAACATGGTATTTTCTGCTATGGGGTTCAGTACTGTACTGCATGTGATAGACAGGTTACCTCCCTCATAGACTGGAGCCAAGCTCACTTTTAATTCTGGCTGTGGGAAGAGCTCTAACAGaggcaataattaaaataaagtccATAGTTTAACAGTCTCCATACCCTTAATATATATTCAATCTATGCCAACAAGGGATCTTAAACTTATAGACCACCATCAAGTAAGACTGAATCTAGGGTTGAGCTGCCTTTAGTCtcttaaacataataaaaaaaactattattaagTATTATGGATGCTATGTCAACTACTGTAGCCGCTCCAGACACAACCCGCGTGATAATTACTgcctgtcaaggattaggtaggggtcGCTGTGGAGGCAAATaagggaagggtgagtccttgaggcaggagctgtatgtgcacAGGGGACACAGCAAGGAAAATAGCAGGAACAGGGAGACGAAGGAACTGGAACAGGAGCAGAGAGAAACAGgccggagagggcgaagatcaggactggactagacaggatgaacAGGGCAAtgagtcaggacaggaacagactggatgggacaggacagtgCGGGAGTAGATCGGGAACAGAGTGAAAGGTTAGTACAGGACAGTGTGGGCATAGATAGGATCAGACTGGGAATAGAGTGCAGCAAGAGAGCTAGAGCAGAAGAGGACTGGAAAGTAggatagcgagaggactggatATAAGACAGGttaggtacaaggcagaacaggaagcagggACAGGCAAGGCAAGGCTGGTTCAAGGTTAAGGCAGAAATAGGTCAAGGCAAGGTTAGAACTGGAGCAGAACCGGGAGGGaaagacaaggcaggaacagaacaaggtaAAGTAATAaggaaaggttcaaggtaaggcaggacaagacaaggcaaggaAAGGAAGCTAAGGAACCCTTAGCTAGGAAcgatgccacactgctagtttgggaaccaatgctcaggcaaggagtgtttggagggttggccttaaatagggcagagtcagccatTATTGGCTGACTGCAatccaatcaggctgctgctgggctagggctgcaaaggccaggtaatagacagtgagcaaccctgcaggctgTTCACCTGGACCAATGGTTAAGGCGCAGagtcagaaacccaaaggtccctggcccAAATCCCAAACGTCTGTCCATATGTTCTCCAATACTTGTTATTTTATTCAATGTGTTTagaatgcatttatatttttagccaaTAATCCTTACCTTGTATGTCAAGATGTAGAACCTCACTCGTCTTCTTTACGCTGTCATTAGAAGTTCTTGTTTCACAGGTATAATCCCCAGAATGCTCCATCTGGGCAGCACCAACCTTGTATGAACTGTAGGACGTGAAGTCTTGCACAGTCTGTTTGTTCCTGTAGAAAGCAAACTGTGGTTTCACGACGGCGTCAGACGCACTAACGCGGGAGATGCACAACAGTGTCATGTGATCACCTTCTGTCATAGGATAGGGTTCCACTGTTATATTTGGTTTAGGGAGTAtttctagaaaaaataaatattctctaggaaattaatttagaaacaaattgtCTTCAtctatacaattatatatactgtattcactgGCTTTTAACAGAATATGCCACAAGTCCATAAAGCCCTGGAAGGAGACCTGTGGGCTGCTTGATGCAGAGGGTGATTGCAGAATTTTGGCTGCACACTAGCGGTGGGGCAGCTTTGCACCTAATGCATAGACCCAAAAGTTAGACATACTGTAACAGCTTACTGAATATCTCCCATTACGTCCCAAGCGTCTCATTCAGGCGAGCTTCACATTTACAACAAATAAACAATGCTTAGGGCTGCACCACCCAATTATCAGATAAAACACATGGCGATCCTCAAACAGGGACTATCCAAATCATTAACCCCAACTTTAACACTGATAGGTGTTAGAGGTAAGCACTGTTGGTGAGCTTCACTGACTAGCACCCTCAACAGGCTTTAAACACAGTTGGAAACGGGCAGCAGATAGTCCCTTGTAAGGAGCAATTACAAATATTCAGCAGAAGTAGGAGACAAGCAGACTCAGAGTCCCTCTAATTGAGCCAAGAATGGTATTCCATCAGTAGACTGGAGCGTCAGCTCTGATCCTTGGCTTGGAaaattcttctttatttattcttcCTGAGAGAGCTTTTAATCCCTATCAGGCTATGAGGGGAAGGCTTAATGTGAGGGTCTCTCCTGATTGACTGATATCCCAGAAGCATCACCTCCTTCCTAAGTAGGTCAACGCAGAGTGTCCTTTATCCAGGTCAATGGTGCGTCTCTTTTTCCGTTAAAATAAATCTCCCACCACACACCCCTTGATGGCagcttgataaaggtcccagagcTGCCCCAACTGGTTGACTAGCCTTGTAATATAAAGAAAGTGTGGGAACTGGAGTgggtttcaagaaaaaaaatgtcctcCTGCCCTGTCTTTCCTCTTCTAGTTGCATTAAAACCACTGTCAAAACTTGTTGCATTTTCCTCCACAGTATTAAAGAGATCCATCCCTTCCCTctcaaataaaacataaaatactcATTCATGCCCCTGTGCTAGACCCACTTACAACTATAACCTGAACCTCCCAACTGGCCTTTTGGACTCTCAATAAAATCTCACTTTGCAGTTGAATTGTACATGGAAATACAAAGGCTGGCATATTTTAGAAGATCAAAAATAATATCTCTGTACATGCTATAAGCAATATAACCCCACCAGTACTATGTTACCTGTGTgaaccctatggggcagatttactaaagcgcAAAGAATCGCCAGCattaccgttttcagggacttcgcaGATTTAGcaacgggcgcaggcatcacttcgctagcgaaagagacagacgctagcagtgattcgcactctatcgccaggcaaatttttccgctccggtgaatggacgttactccgcaaattcaccaagatgcggattttactgaacgttacgtctttcgccagacttgccttcgccagctcagaccaggtgaagtgcaatggagtgcatagatcttcctcattcttctgttacttacatcatattttttagtccaaaaaaacgctggcgactttttttcgGAATGATAAAAATTCCTTAAAATTTTTTGGAGGTGACCAGGTTCCCTcttatatttcctaacatatggcacataaactatacagtgggctcatgtgtagggcaatataacaactctattttctttattaaggttccctggacttgtgtaatgtaatgtatttgttgcaacatatacgtccattcaactttaaatttcccggcttatgcaaattagcctgagcgaagacctctaacgaagttgcgctaggcagaattgaacgctagtgcatcttcgctttgatttgctcgcattgcctaAGTAGCGCTATCAAAGAATTCTCCAGCGTTTGgtgccctgaacgcaacttcgcattttagtaaattagcgtggtctgagtgaattttcgtctggcaaagtgttgcgaatttttgctgcttagtaaatttacccctatatataCACCTGTCCACACCAGCCATTATTGTCTGCACTCAATACTCTTGCCAATACCAGCCAATGGGTCAGCTATTTGTGGTCTCTATACTCCTGCTCCCACCAACGACTGGGTTGGTTAGCTGTGGgtttaatatgatatatatatattaataaaacattatctcaCCTTCATTTCCCAAAACCCCACctgaaaaacagaacagaaagagagaaataaataaCATGGCCTGAAGATGTACCAAGCAAATCCAATATTCACAAATTATTCTCTGCTCTGGCTGGTTGTGCTGGTAGATTTCCTATTCTATAACtattaaaacatgtaaataataatatttaagttATTGAATATTACAGAACACATTATATAATCGCTAGACATCGTTTATGAATAATAACCAAAATGTCAAATAGTAGAACATTGTTAAAAATTGTGTTACAATGTTGCCTTTAATAATTAGGCACTTTTTGTCTTATTATTTTCATCAATCCTattaattattcttattattacaaTGCATTATGTTAATAGTAACACAAATAGCTCACACACATAATAGAAAttaaataagaatttaaaaaaatactgacaACATGTATTAAATCACTTCAATTCCTGGGAATCAGACTTTTTCCTCCTCCTAAGACTAATTGAAGACTTAAACCTCCTTTTGTATTAGCTAAAAGCCTTGTAGGATTCATTTCAGCAACAGGCTGGACTTGTTGaatttttatattgctatatacctgtatatatatttcagttactaataataagaagaagaattgGGAAAACAAGAGTGCTCAATATTTGACCAGCCAATGCACAAGATAagctaagtacaggtatgggacctgttatccagaatgctagggatctggggttttccagataacggttctttccttaatttagatcgtTATACCTTAAGGGTCAGtgaacacgctcagattcagggagattagttgcccggcgacaaatctcctcttcttcagagcgACTAACCTCCCTCCTGGCACTCCATTCCGAGCGTTTAATTTTCTGAAggcgcccaaagtttccttgtgaggcaacttcagaaaacaaagggcTTCAAGTGcaatcccgccagcaatttacattctagccaggcCATAAAGGCCAGGGCCAAGGGCAGCAAACTTTTCGGGGCGGCACTGCCTCtatgggaggcagttcagggagattagtcgcccgaagaagaggagatttgtcaccgggcgactaatatccccaaatgTGAGCTTGTGCCCTCACTCTAAGActatcatctaaacattaaataaacccaataggctggttttgcttccaataaggattaattatatcttagttgggatcaagtacaagcgactgttttattattacacagaaaaaggaaataattttttttaaaatttggattatttgattataatggagtctatgggagacggcctttctgtaatctgggactttctggataacgggtttccggataacggatcccatacctgtacaataaaacaataagcaGTTATAAGTATCAGACTTCAAATCTCTTTGGCAAGGCATCTGCTGTCTTAGACCTGAACGCACTGAGTCTTTTTTACcgaaaaaaaaagggttttcttgaatagtaaaactttttttaaaaagaatctgCCGTTTTACTTAGACGTAGGCACAAGAGTTGCGGTATCCAGCTAGAAGTGAAATAAGAACATGACATCTCTAGGTACCAAACCCCTAACACTAAACCCCTATCAAGGAAGAAATAAAGGGcgtctttcttttttaaaaaaatctgctgctgtattattattatttttattattattattattagtgtacTAATAAATGACAAAGATTCTCTTCCAGCCCAAGCTGGACCACAATTTGTATCATGTGGTTAAAAATGGTTGCCAGGTGGTACCAAAAGCACATTGTCTACATATTTGTGCTGTTTCTAAAACTGGTGCGTTAAAAGAATAAGTATTTTTGCTATAGAAAACCCCACAGCTCCCTCCTACTGTGATGGACCCTGCTAAAAATcgaataaataataaagtactTACAGAAGAAGCCCATCAGGACCAGCATCAACATCACAACTGAATGTGGCTGAACAGCATTGCTGTAAAAGAGGAAATGAAGAGTCAACTCTTTTCCTGTATTTGATGACCACATCTCAACTGCCGTACGGGGGTCTCATTTTAGCGCTGGCCTGGCAGTTTTGTGGTTTCTAGCAAAGggtagaaaaaaacatattctatCAGCCATCGCAGGACATTGTGAGCTTTTAGTATCGTTGTGTTCCATAAATAAAAAGCTGCACATGCCCAAAATACTCTAAGAAGTTTTATAAATTGAAGTTCTGGCAGGAAGGACCTGATTAGGCTTAGTTGGGGTCAGGACCACCATTAGAAACCACGGGGCCCCAGTACAACAACGTTTCTGGGGCCCCCTCCTGGCCCACAAGCTCCACCCCAGATCcccccactccacaccacagttaaaagacctcAGCGCTACAAAAGgtaaaatcacacacacacacaagttatgaaAAGCTATTgtcagggtccccttataagttaaaacaaataattggtgac
This Xenopus laevis strain J_2021 chromosome 8S, Xenopus_laevis_v10.1, whole genome shotgun sequence DNA region includes the following protein-coding sequences:
- the LOC108700688 gene encoding Fc receptor-like protein 2, which translates into the protein MWSSNTGKELTLHFLFYSNAVQPHSVVMLMLVLMGFFCGVLGNEEILPKPNITVEPYPMTEGDHMTLLCISRVSASDAVVKPQFAFYRNKQTVQDFTSYSSYKVGAAQMEHSGDYTCETRTSNDSVKKTSEVLHLDIQELFPQPELKVSLAPVYEGGNLSITCSTVLNPIAENTMLQFAFYKNKEPVQTFNSSNEYEVYSVQPEHSGKYSCEVQTPNNSTKKLSQEVSVQVQGASDKSQGSYVYKPQSTLRLMLSACVLMLTACTLVHHMRTTKQQKTKNKRPSSPLVL